From Planctomycetia bacterium:
CCGGTCGGCGAGATCGCCGATCAACGTCGAGAACGGCTTATCGAATTCGCCGAGTTGCTCGATGTGATAGTCGAAGTTTTCGAAGTGCGTGTCGTAGTTCGAGTGGTTCACTTGCACGAACGGAACGTCTTGCTCGAGCAATCGACGAGCCAACAAACAGTGGCGGCCGAATTCGTGCGAACCGTAGCGTTCGAGCTCTTTCGCGGGCTCTTTGGTCACGTCGAACACGTCGCGCTGCGCCATGAGCCGCACCGCTTGATCGTAACTGTAGGTGTAGGCATCCGTATCGGCCGTGCGGCGTTTATCGGAGAAGCGTTCATCGGCCTGACGCCGAAATGCTTGGCGGCGTTCGTCGATCGAAGGGGTCAACGCCGCCGGAAGGGCCGAAAACGCCGGCGCCTTCGCATCTTCCAGCACGACGCTTCCGTAGCGCGGCCCGAGATACGCGGCCGGCGATTGCCCGGAGCCCCCTCCGCGAATCAAGATATGACCGGGGAGAGAGAATGTGTTCGGCGTGAGTGCCTTCGACACGACCGCACCGAGATGCGGCAACTGCGCAGAGCCTTGCTGGTTGTGCCCCCGTGTCATTTGGTATTCGCCGACATTGTGGTTGCCGTTCTTCGTGTTGATGCTCCGCACCACGCTGAGCCGGTGCATCTGCTTCGCCGTATAAGGGAGCAACTCGCTGATCTGCAAGCCGGGCACGCTCGTCGAGATCGGCCGAAAAGGGCCTCCCGTGTCGGTATTCGGTTTCGGGTCCCATGTCTCAAGTTGACTCACGCCGCCATGCAAGAAGATCGTGAGCACGCGTTTCTGCTTCGACTTCAATTGCTCGGCCACGGCCGGTAGCAGCCAAGGAGAGCCTCCGCCGACGGCCGCCGCTCCCACGCCGACCGCAGCGACGGAGCCCATGAAGGCGCGGCGCGAGACGGCATGTTCGGCGGTTCCGCAAGCATAGTCGCATCGCATAGCCAGACTCCGAAAGTAAGCGTCGTTCAACCGGTGTGTGGTACGAACGGTTAGTGATTGAAGCGAAATTCGTTGCTCGAAAGCAAAGCCCAAAGCATTTCTTGAATCGCGAGGCCGCGATCTTTATCGCGTCCTTTAAGGAAAGCTGCTGTGTCGCGCCGTTCGAGGTCGGTCGGCGGGCGCGTATATACGGCCATGTACATCGCCTCGGCGAGCGCGCTCGGGTCGCTTAGTTTTTCGAGTCGTCCGGCAAGGTTATCGCCGCTCGGCCGAACCCAACCGTCGATGACGCCGCCGTTGCCGAAGAACAACGCTTGGTTCAACGTCGCCGCGAAGCCGCCGCCGGGCGATTCGCCGTAGAGCTCGATGAAGCGATTGTAGTTGCCGCGCAACGGATCGAAAGTTTGCTTATCGATCCACATCGCTTCCATGCGCGGACGTTCGGCCACGGCGACCGCGGCCAACTCCTTCGGCACGGTCTTTTTCAGCGATGCTTTCGCTCTCGTTTCCGCCGAGCTGACGACCCCCGTCGCTTGCATCAAGCTCGCGGCAAACACCTCGGGCGGGAGCGGCTTAAGCAACGTCACCTCACCGCGCTCGGTCCACGTTTGCACGACCGATTCCCAAGCACGCTTCGCTTCGCGGGAGTCCGACTTCGCGAGCTTCTCGTAAGCCGCGATCTTTTCCGCTTCCGCGATCTTGGCCTTGAGAGATTGCGAAAGGGTGCGGAGCTTGCGCAACCGCACGCTTGCCGTCTCGAAGTTGTTTTCCAGAGCTGCGAAATCGACCTTCGGTGCCGCAGGAGCAGCGATCGGTGCCACATCTTTCGTCGGCGTCTTATCTTTGTCCTTCTTGTCCTTAGCTGCCGTTTCTTTGGCGGGTGCGTCTTTCACGGGCGTCGCCTTCGGCGATGTCTCTTTCGGCGGAGATGCCTTTGCTGCAGTTGCTACGGCCGCGGGCGGCTTCTTCGTCCCCTTCCCTCTTGCTGTGCCCAGGATCTCGTTCGCACGGGCCGCTGCTTCTTCAGCCTGTTTCAAATCCGGGGCGAGTTTTTGTCGTTCAGCCTGCCAACGCGCCGCATACTTCGCGGCTAAGCCCGTCGGCAACTCGCTCGGCTGCGGCAGTAAAAACGAACGCTGATAGGCCCGGGTTTGCACGAGTTCGCGAAGTAATTGGCGAACGTCGTATTTGCCGGCCCGAAACTCTTGGGCCAGTAAATCGAGCACGGCGGGATGCGTCGGCGGATTGTCGGGATGGATGAAGTCGACCGGATGCACGAGGCCCCGCCCGAAGAGATGAGCCCAGAGCCGATTCACGGCATTGCGATCGAACAGTTCGTTCGTGCCGTCGGTCGCCGCTTCGGCCAGCTTGCGACGTCGGCTGAATTTCGGAACCGGCGTGACGTCCTTAACCGGCTTCCCGACGTATTCTTCGCCCTTGGCAAACGTCGGCTCGACGATCGTCGCCCCGCGCGGGATGCGCGGCGCAACCCGATCGGCCGCTTCGCCCGTGAAAACCGATTTGAAGCTCGCTTCTCCTTCAGCCTTCTCGGCGATCGACTTCGCCGGCGGTTGCCCTTTGCGACCACCGGCGACATATGTCCGACTCACGAACGCGTAGAGGCCGTAGTAGTCGCCGATTTTATAGTCGTCGACGACCGGATGGTCGTGACATTGGTTGCATTGCATATCCATGCCGAAGAAGATCCGGCCGATGTCGCGCGTCATCGTATTCGGCTCGCAGTCCCGATCGTGAAAGAACTTCGCCGCCGGCTTGTGCAGTGGGTCGAGTTCGTCGGCCGTAAGAATTTCGCGCACCATCGCATCGTACGGCTTCCGATCGGCGAACGAACGGTAGAGATAGTCGTACCAGTCGCTCGACTTGGTCACCTTATCGCTGAGCCGCTCGGCCCACATCACGTCGAACGTGGTCGCCATGTGGCGCACGAAGCGCGGGCTCGCCAGCAGCCGGTCGATGAGTTGCGTCCGCTTATCCGCGGCTTTGTCGTCCAGAAATGCTTGGGCCTCTTCCGCCGTCGGAATGATGCCGTGGAGATCGAGCGACACGCGGCGCAGAAACTCGGCATCGTCGGCCGAAAGACCTGCGGGCGCAAGACGTTCCGCTTCGATCAAGCGGTCGATACGCTCGTGCAACGAGACCTTGCTAGGCGCATCCGGCTTGACGTCGGGAGCAGCGGCCGAGGCGGCGGATACGAACAACCACGGCGCGCAAAACGAAACGACGCTCGATAAGAACGCGCGATATAGTCGGCAGCGCCGAGCGCAGCAAACGATCGTGTGGGACACGGGAGCGTCCTTCCACAAGTGACTACCGAACGGATGACGATCGAACGGCGGGGAGGCGAAGCAAGCAACCAGGCGGGATTTGGGCGGTTGTCGGTGGGATAGAACCGCGCGGGGACAATCATAGGAGCATTCCGATACGTTACCGGTTGGCACGTTCGGCGTCAATAAAATCCGAATCAAAACCCTTGGCTTTTGCATCAGGAGAAAACCTAGCCAGGCAAGTTTCTTTGCTCACGCGGCTTTGCTCCCGGAGCCTTTCCGATTTGAAAGAAACAGCCGGCAAAAGAAAAATTTCTTACCACGTTTGCGTGGCAACAAGTTTTCCAAGTCAAGGAGTTCCTTGCGGAATCCTTAGAATCGATTCAGTCGTTGAACAATTTTTTCCGCGAGCTTCAACTTCGATTCATTTTCTTAAAGCATCGTATTTTCGGCCCTTGCAAGAGGAGCCGGCCGCGACGGCTCGCGAAAGCGCTACGACATATTGACGCGTCAATGGCACGCAGTTCGCTTGAGGGGGCTTCGCCCACCTCACTCCCTAAATACGAGAGGCGAACCTATGTCCGACGAGAGTCTCGCTCAAGTTGAGAAGCCGCAAAACGGCATCGCCGGGTTGAAACACATTCGGCACGACATCCTTTCCGGTATCGTGGTCTCGCTCGTTTCTCTCCCACTTTCCTCGGGCATCGCCATCGCCTCGGGAGTGCCTCCCGTTTACGGACTCATCTCGGCGATCATCGCCGGCTTGCTGTTCCCGTTTATCGGCGGAGCCTACATGACCATCTCCGGGCCGGCCGCAGGGCTCGCTCCGGCGATCCTCGCCGTGATGATCTCGCTCGGCGGCGCCGGCGACGCCACGCATGTCGGCGAAGGTTATCCGTTCTTGCTCGTCGTGATCTTCATGGTCGGCTGCTGTCAGCTGGTCATGGCCTTATTCGGCCTCGCTCGCTACGCCGCGATGATTCCGGTCGCCGTGGTCGAAGGAATGCTGGCCTCGATCGGGTTGATCATCATCGTGAAACAATTCGCTCCGTTCTTCGGCTACACGACGAAGCTCCACGCCAAGGAGTTCTACGAATACGTGCTGGCCTTCCCTCAGCTTGTTTCAGGCATGACGCCGCTGGTGTTCGCCGTCGCCGCCACGACGCTCGTCGCACTCTTCGTCATGGGTGCGCTGCAAAAGAAGGTGCGGTTCTTCCAAATCCTCCCGCCGCAACTCATCGCGGTCGTCGTCGGGGTGCTTCTCGCGCAAGCGCTCGGCCTCGGTGCTTTGAACGACGGCAAGTTCTTGATCAAGATCCCGGAAAACCCGTTCCACGGCATCCATACGCCCCACTTCGCGGAGCTCTTCGCACGGCAAGACCTCTGGTATGCCGCAATCATGGGCGTGATCATGCTCACGCTTATCGACGGCGTCGAATCGCTCGCCACGGCGATGGCGATCGACCGGATCGATCCGTTCCATCGGCGTTCATCTCCCAACCGCGTGTTGCTCGCCATGGCGATCTCGAACATCGCTTCCAGCTTGGTCGGCGGTCTCACGATCATTCCCGGCGGCGTGAAGAGCAAAGCCAACATCGCGGCCGGCGGTCGCACGCTGTGGGCCAACTTCACGAACTCCATCTGCTTGATCTTGTATCTCCTCGTCGGCTATCAGTTGATCAACTTGATTCCGCTCTGCGTCTTGGCCGCGGTACTGATCTACACCGGTTGGAAGATGTGCGAACCGCTCGTGTGGCGCCATGTCGCACACATCGGCAAGGAACAACTCGGCATCTTCATGTTCACGATCGTCGCGACCCTTGCGACCGACTTGCTGATCGGCATCGTCGCCGGCGTCGTGGCGAAGCTCGTCCTCAACGCCTACCTCTGTCGCAAAGCGGTCCTGACGTTCCCGAAAGATGCTCGCACCTCGGTGTTCATGGATCTGTTCGCCAACCCGGTCGGTCGCAAGGAATGGGTCGGCAATACCTATCACTTGTATCTCGATAAGCCGGTCGCTTGGTTCAATGCCGGTAAGCTTCAGAACGAAATGAACAACCTTCCTCCGAACGCACACGATGTCGTCTTGCACATGAGCGAGTCGGTTTCGATGTCGGAAAGCTTGATCGGCTTCTTCCAAAATCCGATCAGCCACAAGGTGCTCATCGACGGTGAGTACCACATGCATGTGACGAAGCCGCTCGTCTGCTTCAACACGATGCAGCTCAGCAAAGAGTTGGAAGAGATTCCCGAAGAAGCGACCAAGGTGCACATCCATATCGACGAACGGGTAACGCTCATCGATCATTCGTCGTGCGACACTTTGATGCATGCCGTGCGGGAATCGAAGCATTCGCGCGTGCCGGTTCAAGTCATCGGACTCGAACGGATGACGGCCCTTTCGCACCACGATTCCAGCGTTCGCGTAGCCGACAACAACTATTCGCACGTGCCGGCTTAGGCCGACATTCCGCTCTCGGCTCCCTTCGGCTCCCTTCGGCTCGCACGCAGCGCGAGCCGAAGGGGCGCGAGCACTGCCGATACCGATCTCTTCTCACGACTCCAACAGGAATTCCCTACCATGTCGATTTCCGAACTCGATCCTCCGCAGAAGGGCCGTTCGATCACGCTGACGGTAGTCCGGCCTGAGATTCGCAAACCGCTGACGTTTCGCCCGGCCTCCGCTCAGGAAACGGCCGGCGCGACCCACAGCAGTGCCTACACGATGCGCATTCCCTCGCAGCCGACGACCTTTCGCTTTGCGAAACAAAGCTCGGCTTCCGGAATCAAGTTCCTGATCTTCTCGGTACTCTTTATCGCAGCCGCGGCGTTTCTCTTAGTCGAAATGGCGAATACGCCGCTGTTGCGAACGCCGATCATCACGGTCTCGCTCGTCTGCATCGCGATCGGCGCGGCCCTCGCCCATCTCGCCGTTCGCAATCTCTTCGGACGACTCCGCGTCGATGCGCAAGGGATTCGCTTATCTCCCGGCTACCTCGGCTACTTCATCCCGTGGTCCGAGCTTCGCGGTTGGAACATGGACGGCTTCGCGTTCCGCTTCCGCAGCCAGAAGTCGAAGCACGACCTCACCGTCGACTGCGACCACCTCACGGCCGACGACCGCCAAATGCTCCACGAAGTTCTGTTGTCGTGCGCGACGGAAAAAGAATTTGCCCGCGCTGAAAAGAAGGCCGAATGGAAGAAGGCCAAGTAGTTTCGTCCGCATCACGAACTCAACAATCACGGGCCGAGGCAGCAACTCGCTTCCTCGGCCCGATTGTTTTTTAGCGGCTCTCACTAAGGCCGGACGCCGCGCGAGGCACTACCCTTTCACCTTGTAGCCGATCGCCAGCAGGGCTTCGCGCACCCGTTCGAGGTGCTTGCCTTGGATCTCGATCGTGTCGTCTTTCACGGTGCCGCCGGCTCCCTGCTCCGCCTTGAGCTTCGCCAGCAACGCGGCAAGGTCGTTGTCGGCAGCCGAGAGTCCGTGAATCACGGTGACGAAGCGGCCCCCGCCGCGCTTTTCCAGCGCCAGTCGGGCCGTTTGTTTTTGCGGTGCAAGATACTCGCGCGGTGGGCTCGGCGCGGGAGGGCAGCGACATTCAGCGAGGACCTTCCCGCAGCGTTCGCAAGTCGGCGGTCGGTCCCACGGAGTTCCGGCGAACAAACGCATCGCGGCTCTTCCTCTCGAGTGATTCTTGCTACCGTGTCCGAGTTCGAACCACGGCCTGCTGCCACCCCTCGACGATCGCTTGGCGCCGGCGAGCGTCTATTTCCGGCGTGAAGTGCCGGGCGGCGCGCCAATGTGCGGCGACGTCGTCGAGCCCTTGCCAATAGCCGACGGCGAGCCCCGCTAGATAGGCAGCCCCGAGGGCCGTCGTTTCAGTCGTCGCCGGCCGAACCAGCGGCACGTTCAGCACATCGGCTTGAAACTGCATGAGGCCGTCGTTGACCGAAGCCCCGCCGTCGACTTTCAATTGCTTTAGCGCCGCGCCGGCATCTTGCTGCATCGCCGTCGCCAGGTCGAGCGACTGATACGCCATCGATTCCAGCGCCGCTCGCGCCAGATGTCCGGCCGTGGTGCCGCGGGTCAGCCCGTAGATCGCGCCACGCGCATCCGGATCCCAATAAGGAGCGCCGAGGCCCGTGAAAGCGGGGACGAAATAAACGCCGCCGTTATCGTCGACCGAAGCAGCCAGCCGCTCGACATCGGCCGACCGCTCGATGATGCCGAGCCCATCGCGCAACCATTGCACCACCGCACCGCCGATGAACACGGAACCTTCTAGGCAATATGTCGTCCGCCCGGCGACGGTCCAGCCGACGGTCGTCAGCAGGTTGTGCTTCGAAGCGACCGGCCGCTCGCCGATGTTCATCAGCAGGAAGCAACCTGTGCCGTAGGTGTTCTTCGCATCGCCGACTTGAAAACAGGCTTGGCCGAACGTCGCAGCCTGCTGATCGCCGGCCATGCCCGCAATCGGAATCGACTCGCCGAACCACTCGGGCACGGTCGCGCCATAGACCTCGCTCGACGACCGCACCTCGGGCAGCATCGCACGCGGGATATCGAGGATGCGCAAGAGCTCGTCGTCCCAAGCAAGCGTGTGAATGTTCAACAGCATCGTGCGGCTTGCGTTGCCGACGTCGGTCACATGCCGCCGGCCGCCGGTAAGCCGCCACGCGAGGAACGTGTCGACGGTGCCGAACAGAATCTCGCCGCGCTCGGCTCGGGCTCGCAAGCCCGGCAGCGTATCCAAAAGGTGCTTGATCTTGGTTCCGGAAAAATACGCATCGACGACGAGCCCCGTTCGCTCGCGGATCAGCGGCTCCAGGCCCTCGGCCTTCAATCGTTCGCAAATCGGCGCGCTCACACGACTCTGCCACACGATCGCGTTCGCTACCGGCTTGCCGCTGGAGCGATCCCAAAGAATCGTCGTCTCGCGTTGGTTCGCGATTCCGATCGCGGCGATGTCGCGTGCTTCGAGCTGTGCCTTGCGCAGCGCCTCGCGGGCGGTCGCGAGCTGTGAATTCCAAATCGCTTCCGGATCATGCTCGACCCAACCGGGCTGCGGCAAGACTTGCTCGAACTCTTGCTGCGCTTGGGCGACGGCTCGGCCCGTTCGATCGAACACGATCGCGCGACTCGAGGTCGTCCCTTGATCGAGCGCGAGCACGAAGCGAGAGTCGGTGCTGGTCATGAGCGGAGCGAGGCTTCGGTGGCGAGCAGGTTGTTCGAGGGGGCATCGGACGACAGCAGATCGCCCCCCGGTTCTTCGGCCACATGCAACGTATCACCCACTTCGCGACGAGAAAAGAAATAAATCACCACACCGATCAGCGCGATTCCGATCGTCACCAAGCGATACATCAGCGAGACCAGCAGCCCGCGGGCCGCCGGAATATGCGCCTTGGAAATCGTCGGATAGAGATATTCGATCGCCGCTTCGAAGGTGCCGAGCCCGTTCGGGGTGATCGGCAACGCGCCGGCGAACGCCGCCAACGGCACGATGACGAACTGCTCGCTCAGGGTCGGGCTTTCGCCGACGATCGCTTTGCCGAGCAAAAAGTAGCCGAACACAGTGAGGATATGCAACGAAATGCTGAGGCAGAGCGTGGCGAAGATCGTGCCGAGGCGCTCGCGGTACATGCGCACCGCCTCGAGCAGTTGATGAAACACGGGACCGACCTTCGGCAACCGCGCGAGGAATTGCGAGACCTTGCCGCTCGTAAAGCCGGGAATGAGGAGCATGACGATCCCGATCGCGCCGACGATGGTGCTGATAAGTGTCGACTTCGCCGCCACGCGTACCGGATACGAATCGGAAAACCAAAGCCCATCGACGACCACTGCCGTCGAAGCGACGAGGAACAAGGCATAGAGCCCGATGATGCGATCGAGCACGACGGTCGCCGCAGCCTGAGCGCGCCGGCCTGGGAAGTTGCGTGCGATGGCGACCGCTTTGAACAAGTCGCCGCCGACGCCGCCCGGAGCGACGAAGTTCAACAAGTAGCCGAGAAACCCGAGCCGCAACGCTTCCTTCACGGTAAACGGAAACTCGAGCGCTCGCACGAGCAATCGCCAGCGCATGATCGACACGATGACCGAACAAAAGAAGAGCGCAAAGCCGGCGGCGATCAGCCCGAAGTTCTTCGGCTGATCGAGCATCTGCAAGAACTCTTCCTTGCGCGAAGCGTCGTAAATCAGGTAGCCGAGAATGCCGGCGGCGAGTCCGAACTTCAGCAGGCCGGTAAAAATCTTATTCTTAAAGACGTTTTTCACGCGATCTTATGACCTCGACGGTACGATAAGCGGATGTATGTTCGCGGGCGACCCAAAGCGCTCGTCGATGCAGATGTCGAAACGGCAGCGATTGAAATCCGAAACCGAATGGCTGAGGGACTGCGGCGAGCGGTCGGCCGGCTTCCGCCAGCGACCGACTGCGAGCGTAAGTCGTTGCCGGGTAACACCGAGCGTCGGCTTGACAGCCTCGCGGGCTAGTGATAAAGTTTCGATCTACGCAGGGCAACCCCAAAACGACCGTAAGGTCGCTGAAGGAAATGGTTTGCCGACGTTCCGCCGGCACCCAGCCACGCCGACGGCAGAAGAATTCGCCGGGGGATTAGCTCAGTTGGGAGAGCGCTTGCATGGCATGCAAGAGGTCATCGGTTCAAGTCCGTTATCCTCCACTAATGAGACCACTTAGGGCATTCCTAAGTGGTCTTTTTTGTTGAATTTACGGCATTTCCATGTTGTTGAGTCTCAATAAGGCGGGTGCTTGGGTGCTATAAATGGGTGCTAGGCACCGCTCTCGGGTCGGGTATATTGGGTCTTTTTAGCACCCATGTCCTTGAACCCCAGCGAGCCTCCATGGCAACTTCAACCGTCGACATTCCGACAGATGATCGTGGTCGAATTCGCTGCTATGTCGGCTACCACATCTCTGCATCTGGGAAGCGAACGCAGCACCCCTTCTATTTTGGTCGGATCGATAACGAGATCGATACCAAGCAATACCAGAATCGCCTCCAGCGCATCAAAGACGTATGGGCCGGGGTTGAAGCCCGCCATGACGCTCAAGATCTCTACGGCTTATTAGAGCCCTCTAAGCCCGTCTGGCGACCGGACGACCTGTGGGTCGCCGACAACTTGGCGAAGGGCCGATATCAAATTGTGGTCGAACGGTCGGCTGGACAAGACGGCCATTCTTATTCCATCCGCCTGAATCTCCTGGCACAAACCTACCCGCAAGCGTACTTCGCACCGGCCGATGCGGCCACTTATGCCTCGGGGCAGATATTTTGGGAAAAAGCTGCCGTTTCGCAGCTTCAAAGTATCGGGATGGCCGCAGGAAAAATTCTTCCGCATCAGACGGGCTTTTTGCATCAGGCCCTCAGCCAGTATCGAAAATCGCACGAAGAGACCTACGTCGATCCGACCACCAAGAAGCTGACCGCAAATGGCGTCGTTCGCTGCGAGTACGTCGATCACTTGCTAGAGCATCATCCGGACATGCCTCTCACCGACCTCGACCAGGAAGGATGTCAGCAACTACTCAACTACTGGCGAAATCGGCCGATCTCGAAGAAGTCCAAAGAGAACAAGCAGATCTCGAAATCGTATGCAAAGCATCATAAGGACGAGTTGATTGCGTTCTTTCGGTGGTTGCATTCCTCGAAGCAGTTCGCATGGCGGAAGCCCGAGGACTTCGACATGCTGAAGACGAACATCTTGGATATCGCTTCGGAAAGGACGGACATCTCCGCACTCGTCGTGAAGACGTTCGAATTCGAAGACCTGCAACTTCTCTACAAGCACGCCTCGAAGTTCGACCGCTTGCTTCTGCTCCTCGGGATCAACTTCGCATTTCGAGGTGCGGAAGCCGGAACCCTACAACTTCAGCATCTCCTCGATCGCCATCCTCACGCCAAGTACCTTTCCCAATACTGCGAGTTTGAGGTCGATCCCGAGGACAAATGGGTGATCTACTGCCGGGGAAAGAACGGTCATCTAGGAGAGTTCTACGTTTGGAAACGGACTCAAAAGTATCTGCAATGGTGGCTGGAAGAACGCACCCGCATAGTCAGAAAAACCGGCGTCAAGCACCCGGAGGTACTTCTCACCAAAGATGGCGAGTTGCTTTTCCGCCGAACCACCGGCAACAAGAACAATTCGCAGATTTTCGCCAAGAAGTGGACCGAACTGCTTGATCGAGTTGCGGCGAAGACGAAGCGATCTTTGCCGAGAATTCCCTACGGCGGCCTTCGAGATGTCGCCACCGATCTCATTCGCCAAGCGAAGATTAACGGAGCCGGAGAAGTCGCCAAGACGATGACGATGCATAAGACCCCGTTGGCGAGCGATGACTTGCTTTCGGTCTATTCGAATCATCCGTGGGGACGACTGTTCATGGCTCAAAAAGAGGTCGAAGCCAAACTAGATCCATGGTTTGAGGCGGTCGAATAGACTCAACTGGCACAACTCAACCCCGATGCCGCATCGATCGTCACCGACCTCCCGCCAAGACACGGTCGTAGGTTCGATTGGCGATCTTCAAATCGTTGACGAAGTCTTCGAAGCGACTCTCAGGTATCAGAACTTCGCCGTTCTTCATCCAGCCCTTAGCAATGGCCCAGATCTTGATGGCACAAAGAGAACCGGGAACTTCATGCTCCGGCAGGACGTTGACCAGGAACACCGACAGCAGCCCACTTTCGATGACACGCTCGCAGAGGGCGACGACTTCGGGAATGGCGTCAAAAGAACGGGGATCTTGCTCGTAGCCCTTAACGGCTGCGACGATCGGAGCACCCGGCCTGTTGACGCCGGTGCCGGTGCTGCGAATAAACTCGTTCAAGCCTGCGATGTCCAGATCCACCGTCATTTCGATGACGGAGGTCGGATGCGGAAGAAACGACTTTCGCCGGATCGATTTCTTATTTGGATCGTCCATTTTGCGCCTGCTCTATGGTGGTTAGCCACATTTTAACACACAACCACCAACGGAAAAACCAGCCGGTTCTAAGCCTTCCGATTGGTCCGTTCCTGCGCCACTTTGACGTATTCAACCTTCTGTTCCATCAGGATCAGGACCACTGCATCGACCGTGTTCAATCGGCCGGGCTTCGGCATGCTTTCCAACCATGCTCGATCGAATAAACTGAGCGGACCGTCCGAAAGATCTGCGAGGGAATTTCGATGCGAGTACCGGTTGAGAAAATCCGAGCGGCGATACTGCATCCGGAGCGAGAGGTTCGTAACGACACCGTCTATTATTTCGCCCGCTCCCGCTCGCCCGATCCGACGATCATGCCGTTGGTGATCGAGGCCATCGCTCGGTTCGGCCTCGAAGCCTTCATCTCATATTCCTTCCTCGACCACCTCGTGCAGACCGAACAGTCTCTCAAGTGGATGCTTCAGGAGATCGAGCGAATCGGCCGAGCGGACGAAGGTCGAGAAGCATCATATCTTCAGTCCCTTCTTCAGGGCCTTGCCCATGCTGATCCGACACTGCTGAAGGAGCACAAGTCCGAGATCCAAGTGACGAAAGAAATCGACGACGCCGTTCGGGAGGCCGTCAAGTTTCGCATCAATCTCAGCACTCTCGATCCCGTCGCTCTTTGGCGAGCGTTCAACGACTTCTGCGACGAGCAAGAGGCGAAGGAAGAAACCTCGAACGAAGATTACGAGCGAGGTTGCTCGATCGTCGAAGTGATGAGCCGTTTTCCGGATCACTTCCGTGAACAGACGCTGACGATCCTCGCCGAAGATTCGGAGGAAGTCCGAACCGTGCTGGCCGTTCGACTGGCAGGACGAATGCGTCTCGATGCCGCCGTGCCGGAGTTGCTGGATCTGGTTGAAGGAGACGACGATTGGCTGAACGAAGAGATCTACTGGGCGTTGGCGACAATCGGCAGTGATGCCGTGGTCAAGGAGATCGCCGCCCGCTATCACGAAGTCGATGCCGGGCTTCGTTCTGCGTACGCCTCGACGTTGGAAGAAATTCGCACCGACCTCAGCGTCGAGACTTGCCTGAAGCTGTTTCAGGAGGAGCAGGACGAAGAGATCCGGGGGCGGTTGCTGCAAGCGGCTCTGATGAACTTCGCACCCGCCGCCGTCGAACCAGCCCGGCAATACGTGCTCCATACGCCGAAGACGCCTGACGTGTTGGAGGTTCGAGATGCCTTGCTCGTCGTCTGCAAAGTGATGGAGACCACGTTTCCCGAATTCGACGCT
This genomic window contains:
- the glpK gene encoding glycerol kinase GlpK; protein product: MTSTDSRFVLALDQGTTSSRAIVFDRTGRAVAQAQQEFEQVLPQPGWVEHDPEAIWNSQLATAREALRKAQLEARDIAAIGIANQRETTILWDRSSGKPVANAIVWQSRVSAPICERLKAEGLEPLIRERTGLVVDAYFSGTKIKHLLDTLPGLRARAERGEILFGTVDTFLAWRLTGGRRHVTDVGNASRTMLLNIHTLAWDDELLRILDIPRAMLPEVRSSSEVYGATVPEWFGESIPIAGMAGDQQAATFGQACFQVGDAKNTYGTGCFLLMNIGERPVASKHNLLTTVGWTVAGRTTYCLEGSVFIGGAVVQWLRDGLGIIERSADVERLAASVDDNGGVYFVPAFTGLGAPYWDPDARGAIYGLTRGTTAGHLARAALESMAYQSLDLATAMQQDAGAALKQLKVDGGASVNDGLMQFQADVLNVPLVRPATTETTALGAAYLAGLAVGYWQGLDDVAAHWRAARHFTPEIDARRRQAIVEGWQQAVVRTRTR
- a CDS encoding flippase-like domain-containing protein, producing the protein MKNVFKNKIFTGLLKFGLAAGILGYLIYDASRKEEFLQMLDQPKNFGLIAAGFALFFCSVIVSIMRWRLLVRALEFPFTVKEALRLGFLGYLLNFVAPGGVGGDLFKAVAIARNFPGRRAQAAATVVLDRIIGLYALFLVASTAVVVDGLWFSDSYPVRVAAKSTLISTIVGAIGIVMLLIPGFTSGKVSQFLARLPKVGPVFHQLLEAVRMYRERLGTIFATLCLSISLHILTVFGYFLLGKAIVGESPTLSEQFVIVPLAAFAGALPITPNGLGTFEAAIEYLYPTISKAHIPAARGLLVSLMYRLVTIGIALIGVVIYFFSRREVGDTLHVAEEPGGDLLSSDAPSNNLLATEASLRS
- a CDS encoding SEC-C domain-containing protein encodes the protein MRVPVEKIRAAILHPEREVRNDTVYYFARSRSPDPTIMPLVIEAIARFGLEAFISYSFLDHLVQTEQSLKWMLQEIERIGRADEGREASYLQSLLQGLAHADPTLLKEHKSEIQVTKEIDDAVREAVKFRINLSTLDPVALWRAFNDFCDEQEAKEETSNEDYERGCSIVEVMSRFPDHFREQTLTILAEDSEEVRTVLAVRLAGRMRLDAAVPELLDLVEGDDDWLNEEIYWALATIGSDAVVKEIAARYHEVDAGLRSAYASTLEEIRTDLSVETCLKLFQEEQDEEIRGRLLQAALMNFAPAAVEPARQYVLHTPKTPDVLEVRDALLVVCKVMETTFPEFDAWQEDRKNDIAFRQEWYKDHPLVELADHDENDIQDGEDIFDDYEDDEESTTVVRRSPSVGRNDPCPCGSGKKYKKCCYGKDGFEESDLADSTGMSEARPNASAVSYPLATVAYYGPDDRVTTKIVVGVFPRVGAEAILERWVGTNVTNNPKVKRQIKDFLDKRHVKNVVTSDGNLGCPHEEGQDFPQGEDCPFCPFWAGKQGSNRQG